The sequence GAGAAAAAATGCATCCTTACCGACCCCTATCCAACCCAAAACTCAGGTGAGCTAGTCGTCACTGCCGCCTATCCGCTCTACAACCAAGAGGGTGAGCTCTGTTATGTCGTCTGTATGGATATGAGAATCGAGCAAGCCCTTCTTTTATCGCGCCCTACGCCGCTCTCTAGAATGTTTGGGGGTTTTAGCCAGAGCGTCTATTTTTTGCTCTCGGTGATGCTAATGGCGGTGGCCTTTTTGCTCTTTATCAAGGGAATCTTGAGTATGTATCACGCGGTGCTTCACTTCAACAACCTTGATATTAAAGAGGTCTTTGAGGCGACGATTCTTCTCACGCTCGCTTTAGCCATCTTTGATCTGGTTAAGGCGATTTTTGAAGAGGAGGTTTTGGGGCGCAGCAAAGGAGATGCCTCCAAGGCCGTGCACCATACAATGATTCGATTCCTTGGCTCCATCATCATTGCGATCTCGATTGAGGCGCTGATGCTGGTCTTTAAGTTCACCATTATTGAGCCCGATAAGATCATCTAC comes from Wolinella succinogenes DSM 1740 and encodes:
- a CDS encoding PDC sensor domain-containing protein, with protein sequence MLSKEIMQFNDLRYEIRAYACYLFNRNIKNQLPHIELSKVIEGLHKIQGEIGVTDALYVLNANGEQVIDAISNDPDIHGGKGSNLNDRAYFYRAVKEKKCILTDPYPTQNSGELVVTAAYPLYNQEGELCYVVCMDMRIEQALLLSRPTPLSRMFGGFSQSVYFLLSVMLMAVAFLLFIKGILSMYHAVLHFNNLDIKEVFEATILLTLALAIFDLVKAIFEEEVLGRSKGDASKAVHHTMIRFLGSIIIAISIEALMLVFKFTIIEPDKIIYAVYLIGGVTMLLVGLSVYIRFAYAAGEK